AGGAGACAACTCATGCGTGTGCTGGTCATCGGTGGCTCGGGCCGCATCGGATCTTTCCTCGTCCCTCGCCTTGTACGAGCCGGACACGAGGTGATCAACGTCAGCCGAGGCACCTCCGTGCCGTACACGGACTCCGCCGAGTGGCGCCACGTTGCCCAGGTGGCCGCAGACCGGGAGAAGGAAGACGCGCAGGGCGTGTTCGCCGGCCGTGTCGTCGAGCTGAACGCCGACGTCGTCATCGACCTCGTCTGCTTCACGCTCGAATCCGCCGCGACGCTCGTGGAGCGCTTGCGCGGGAACGTCGACCACTACCTGTTCTGCGGATCCATCTGGCGGGCCGGTCCCAGCCAAGTGCTGCCGATGTCTGAGGACAACGCCCCCGCGCCGTTCGGCGAGTACGGCGTTGCCAAGCACGACATCGCTCGCATGCTCAAGGCAGAGACCGCGGAGAGCGGACTGGGCACAACGACCATGCACCCGGGCCACATCAGCGGGCCCGGCTGGGCGCCAATCGGACCGACCGGAAATCTTGACGCTCGCGTCTGGCAGAAGCTCGCCGCCGGCGAAGCGCTGCCCATCCCTGGGCTCGGTGCGGAGTCGATGGCACACGTGCACGCCGATGACGTTGCCCTCGCTTTCGAGCTCGCCGTGAACAACCGCGAGGCGGCTTCGGGAGAGGACTT
The window above is part of the Microbacterium sp. nov. GSS16 genome. Proteins encoded here:
- a CDS encoding NAD-dependent epimerase/dehydratase family protein, which translates into the protein MRVLVIGGSGRIGSFLVPRLVRAGHEVINVSRGTSVPYTDSAEWRHVAQVAADREKEDAQGVFAGRVVELNADVVIDLVCFTLESAATLVERLRGNVDHYLFCGSIWRAGPSQVLPMSEDNAPAPFGEYGVAKHDIARMLKAETAESGLGTTTMHPGHISGPGWAPIGPTGNLDARVWQKLAAGEALPIPGLGAESMAHVHADDVALAFELAVNNREAASGEDFFITANDALTVRGYAAAATSWFGKSATLESVTWDEFRADVGARNADLSWDHLVRSHFVTTEKAHRLLGYVPQHSAADTVFESVKWLIDNDKLEVYSPLVD